From the Halococcus salsus genome, one window contains:
- a CDS encoding DNA double-strand break repair nuclease NurA, with amino-acid sequence MDQTAFGVVKELFGHIDNSVPDEPTSQTEHARRLFSLLAREGGQVEALGEVRCMKTPMADLGTWNEDPWPEHTYGIDASTTRPIEYNNGLVVDTASAKLGVAGTDGNRDLERDGTIRSVLYFDDDDSRFFSETFEGDEGRVDGEVLAFPGTADRTSDVTRWVSTAAQRLAEGRHALASADAIDGALFFDGSVYPLGVLYWLMLDTVDRMPVPSTWDVPQTIAEHYVDVIDRLYERGLPVIGVVKTSMTGQVLDALETKIETHDLTNDDGLRLDVPWRRDHQFVSEVLRDDSLNHLTYTSWFVHEQAIDNRPFEMLSTVADALDHGEPADYRRAFFYVRLPRTGGVFRVEAPLLFLGGDTQREAVQRKALKEIARNGDVPRAVSRADKIARISPDNRKTIEKFITSAESQFDYNQDGRWKDIEDPSEVDQ; translated from the coding sequence ATGGACCAGACCGCTTTCGGGGTCGTGAAGGAACTGTTCGGGCATATCGACAACAGCGTCCCCGACGAACCCACTTCACAGACCGAACACGCACGTCGGCTGTTCTCGCTGCTCGCGCGCGAGGGTGGCCAGGTCGAAGCGCTCGGCGAAGTGAGGTGTATGAAAACGCCGATGGCGGACCTCGGAACGTGGAACGAGGACCCGTGGCCCGAGCACACCTACGGGATCGACGCCAGCACCACCCGACCGATCGAGTACAACAACGGTCTCGTCGTCGATACCGCGAGCGCGAAGCTCGGGGTTGCGGGGACGGATGGCAACCGGGACCTCGAACGCGACGGCACGATCCGCTCGGTGTTGTACTTCGACGACGACGATAGCCGGTTCTTCTCCGAGACCTTCGAGGGCGACGAGGGCCGTGTCGACGGCGAGGTGCTCGCCTTCCCCGGAACCGCCGACCGGACCTCCGACGTCACGCGGTGGGTCTCGACGGCGGCCCAGCGCCTCGCGGAGGGACGACACGCGCTCGCTTCCGCCGATGCGATCGACGGGGCACTGTTCTTCGATGGCTCCGTCTACCCGCTGGGGGTCCTCTACTGGCTCATGCTGGACACCGTCGACCGAATGCCGGTGCCCTCGACGTGGGACGTGCCGCAGACGATCGCGGAGCACTACGTCGACGTGATCGACCGACTCTACGAGCGGGGTCTCCCGGTGATCGGCGTGGTGAAGACATCGATGACCGGGCAGGTGCTCGACGCGCTCGAAACCAAGATCGAGACCCACGACCTGACAAACGACGACGGTCTCCGACTCGACGTGCCGTGGCGGCGCGACCACCAGTTCGTGAGCGAGGTCCTGCGGGACGACAGCCTGAACCATCTGACCTACACGTCGTGGTTCGTCCACGAACAGGCGATCGACAACCGGCCGTTCGAGATGCTCTCGACGGTAGCCGACGCGCTCGACCACGGTGAGCCCGCCGACTACCGGCGGGCGTTCTTCTACGTCCGATTGCCGCGGACGGGCGGTGTGTTCCGGGTCGAAGCCCCACTGCTCTTCCTCGGCGGCGATACCCAGCGCGAGGCGGTACAGCGAAAGGCTTTGAAGGAGATCGCTCGGAACGGCGACGTGCCCCGGGCGGTCAGCCGTGCCGACAAGATCGCCCGGATCAGCCCCGACAACCGAAAGACTATCGAGAAGTTCATCACCTCGGCCGAGAGCCAGTTCGACTACAACCAGGACGGCCGGTGGAAGGATATCGAGGACCCGAGCGAGGTAGACCAATGA
- a CDS encoding AAA family ATPase, with translation MRIKRLRLENVRSYDNQTIEFPDGVTLVHGENGAGKTSLLMGIFGGLFLSKITTVGSNSFTLDDLVRRGEDTARVELAFEVDGAEYTTEWTVHNTSTASSAELTSPALSSPVTGVRDVRATVARLVGMDAEDFASSVYVKQGEVDRLIDDDDRTTTIDSLLGLDAIDRHTERMKQARRAAGRVRDANAERRRGHEEDRAEYDRDEADFGRAIAELTDDIDDAEGKAEMAEEYLDDLKEFRREKVAALERYEELIEERQAKATQIERVEAKRADQRSTIEAAEDDIATAEDEVERIEAEIADLSDEVDHDLSTEAKAEAARAAVADTLTEASAERATAKSELDAARDERDRLDTEHDETAETLDDLVDERDALRERLATIDERIDEAETTTETALEKRRRRVGSFLPDTEPVDVDDDHREAVEERVETLNEKREDATNDLTAARTKREAKTSALDEARAERSDLEDRLDDLTERRTSLHEKIETEKAALDGAVEELDDRIVELDPVDGLDADITAETLDEVRTERLPALRDERTDALSDAKSTVAALRTEAQRYEDDLDEFRELGPGSTCPTCGQTVSEAHVVEEIDELEDSLADVRQRLASAERERDSLAADVTAIDSLREDVVAAIDYRDDVLEEHRAALETLREEESDIGAEVAETSDAVEETEAEIERIEGEIETLDERIEELETEERKARGAVSAGENVLETFETVAERREMLADIEDERADVEDDITDLDDEIEAAEERLESLDETLETAHETIEERGTVLDEARERVEHIEDERSTVEAVIERYDEIDDHETTIAEETQRIAGAERAIEDFNEQLATLEHEHDAIENELGEHDGREAIEAEIEETDSRIEQREATREEYTTRARRLRNERNRLELERDALVRLNERIDECERKERWADGIYDETETILSTYQAVKSELREEYLAYINEYTNEVFGKIYKNAGYQQVLIEEVHNERRETYDYAIRLLRGDGTRENPKNASGGERAIVNLALRAGIYRLIAGMGGGDRSGLPPFILDEPTTFLDEGHVGQLERMLRTLDEWDVPQVIVVSHDERLIHGADHECLVRKDPGTKTSHAEMRVAGSSDSAGGGPDDPEELSVVGSGGDD, from the coding sequence ATGAGGATCAAACGTCTCCGGCTCGAAAACGTCCGAAGCTACGACAACCAGACGATCGAGTTCCCCGACGGCGTCACGCTGGTCCACGGCGAGAACGGCGCGGGGAAGACATCACTGCTGATGGGGATCTTCGGTGGCCTCTTCCTCTCGAAGATCACGACCGTCGGATCGAACAGCTTCACCCTCGACGACCTCGTTCGACGTGGCGAGGACACCGCGCGGGTCGAGCTCGCCTTCGAAGTCGACGGGGCGGAGTACACCACCGAATGGACGGTCCACAACACCAGCACGGCATCGAGCGCCGAACTCACGTCACCGGCGCTCTCCTCGCCCGTGACGGGCGTCCGCGACGTTCGTGCAACGGTGGCGCGACTCGTCGGGATGGACGCCGAAGACTTCGCGAGTTCGGTCTACGTCAAACAGGGCGAGGTCGACCGGCTCATCGACGACGACGACCGGACGACGACCATCGATAGCCTGCTCGGGCTCGACGCGATCGACCGCCACACCGAACGGATGAAACAGGCCCGTCGGGCGGCGGGTCGCGTCCGCGACGCCAACGCCGAGCGCCGCCGTGGCCACGAGGAGGACCGCGCCGAGTACGACCGCGACGAAGCCGATTTCGGACGGGCGATCGCCGAGCTCACCGACGATATCGACGACGCAGAGGGGAAAGCCGAGATGGCCGAGGAGTACCTCGACGACCTCAAGGAGTTCCGTCGGGAGAAAGTGGCGGCGCTCGAACGCTACGAGGAACTCATCGAGGAACGGCAGGCGAAGGCGACGCAGATCGAGCGTGTCGAGGCGAAGCGCGCCGACCAACGCTCGACGATCGAGGCGGCCGAAGACGACATCGCGACGGCGGAGGACGAAGTCGAACGGATCGAAGCCGAGATCGCCGACCTGTCGGACGAGGTCGACCACGACCTCTCGACCGAAGCGAAGGCGGAAGCGGCGCGCGCAGCGGTCGCCGACACCCTTACCGAGGCGAGCGCCGAGCGTGCCACGGCGAAGAGCGAGCTCGATGCCGCACGCGACGAACGCGACCGGCTCGATACCGAGCACGACGAGACCGCCGAGACCCTCGACGACCTCGTCGACGAACGCGACGCGCTCCGTGAACGACTGGCCACCATCGACGAGCGCATCGACGAGGCCGAGACGACGACCGAGACGGCGCTCGAAAAGCGCCGCCGTCGTGTCGGGTCGTTCCTCCCGGATACCGAACCAGTAGACGTGGACGACGACCACCGCGAGGCGGTCGAGGAACGCGTCGAAACCCTCAACGAGAAACGCGAGGACGCCACGAACGACCTCACCGCGGCGCGGACGAAACGCGAGGCGAAGACGTCCGCTCTGGACGAGGCACGAGCGGAACGTTCGGATCTCGAAGATCGGCTCGATGACCTGACCGAACGGCGCACGTCGCTCCACGAGAAGATCGAGACCGAAAAGGCGGCGCTCGACGGGGCGGTCGAGGAACTCGACGACCGGATCGTGGAGCTCGACCCGGTCGACGGGCTCGATGCCGACATCACGGCCGAGACCCTCGACGAGGTTCGCACCGAACGCCTCCCCGCGCTCCGCGACGAACGCACCGACGCCCTCAGCGACGCCAAAAGCACCGTCGCCGCCCTCCGTACCGAAGCACAGCGCTACGAGGACGACCTCGACGAGTTTCGAGAGCTCGGTCCGGGGTCGACGTGCCCGACCTGCGGTCAGACGGTTTCGGAGGCGCACGTCGTCGAGGAGATAGACGAGTTGGAGGACTCGCTCGCCGACGTTCGCCAGCGCCTCGCGTCCGCGGAGCGCGAGCGGGATTCGCTCGCGGCGGACGTGACCGCCATCGATTCGCTCCGCGAGGACGTCGTGGCGGCCATCGACTATCGCGACGACGTTCTCGAAGAGCACCGAGCGGCGCTCGAAACCCTCCGCGAGGAAGAGAGTGACATCGGTGCGGAGGTCGCCGAGACCAGCGACGCAGTCGAAGAGACGGAGGCGGAGATCGAGCGCATCGAGGGCGAGATCGAGACGCTCGACGAGCGCATCGAGGAACTCGAAACCGAGGAGCGAAAGGCACGTGGAGCCGTCTCCGCCGGTGAAAACGTGCTGGAGACGTTCGAGACCGTCGCCGAACGCCGCGAGATGCTCGCCGATATCGAGGACGAGCGTGCAGACGTCGAAGACGACATCACCGATCTCGACGACGAGATCGAGGCGGCGGAGGAGCGGCTCGAATCACTCGACGAGACACTCGAAACGGCGCACGAGACGATCGAGGAGCGCGGGACGGTGCTCGACGAGGCCCGCGAACGTGTCGAGCACATCGAGGACGAACGATCCACGGTCGAAGCCGTTATCGAGCGCTACGACGAGATCGACGACCACGAGACGACGATCGCCGAGGAAACCCAGCGCATCGCGGGGGCCGAACGCGCCATCGAGGACTTCAACGAACAGCTGGCGACGCTCGAACACGAACACGACGCCATCGAGAACGAACTCGGCGAGCACGACGGTCGGGAGGCCATCGAGGCCGAGATCGAGGAGACCGATTCGCGTATCGAGCAGCGCGAGGCGACACGTGAGGAGTACACTACCCGAGCACGGCGTCTCCGGAACGAGCGCAACCGACTCGAACTCGAACGGGATGCTTTGGTTCGCCTGAACGAACGAATCGACGAGTGCGAACGCAAGGAGCGATGGGCCGACGGTATCTACGACGAGACCGAAACGATTCTCTCGACCTATCAGGCAGTGAAATCCGAGCTCCGCGAGGAGTACCTCGCCTACATCAACGAGTACACCAACGAGGTCTTCGGGAAGATCTACAAGAACGCGGGCTATCAGCAGGTGCTGATCGAGGAGGTCCACAACGAGCGCCGCGAGACCTACGACTACGCGATCCGACTCCTGCGTGGCGACGGCACGCGCGAGAACCCAAAGAACGCGAGCGGTGGCGAGCGCGCCATCGTCAACCTCGCGCTCCGGGCGGGTATCTATCGTCTCATCGCGGGCATGGGCGGCGGCGACCGAAGCGGTCTCCCACCGTTCATCCTCGACGAACCAACGACGTTCCTCGACGAGGGTCACGTGGGCCAGCTCGAACGGATGCTTCGCACGCTCGACGAGTGGGACGTGCCACAGGTGATCGTGGTGAGCCACGACGAACGCCTGATCCACGGTGCGGACCACGAGTGCCTCGTGCGCAAGGACCCTGGGACGAAGACCTCGCACGCCGAGATGCGGGTCGCCGGCAGCTCCGACTCCGCCGGCGGTGGTCCCGACGACCCAGAGGAGTTGAGTGTCGTCGGGTCCGGAGGTGACGACTGA
- a CDS encoding DNA repair exonuclease: protein MTTILHVSDTHLGKRQYGSDLRRADFANAFEQTIDIARGTHPAHDNDPVDAVIHTGDLFDQRTPPLPEVRNCIRTLRGLVDADIPFYGIVGNHERKMDDQWLDLIAETGTAERLNRSPTMVEDVALYGIDSVTKPAWETAGFELEDADGAYRLLCMHQLLAPPVPEIMADHPSTEAIEKATTEIDALALGDYHEAEEAVVDGVDVWYPGSTERCSAGEEAARSVCLLEIENGELTRRALELDTREFRRLTIEFGEGDGYSHAADVVERHDLDDAVAVVRLTGERTSLTASAVYDLATERGAAVCTVDDDRGREALDPDQGPSGVVKRPDQRIEERLAEESLSDVTMAVEARVRGDADLATNRVAEWAEDRIREAQTDAFADETGSETENGTDEPAPETDAEATDPGNSRLDSWATPRADDGEDDR, encoded by the coding sequence ATGACCACGATCCTCCACGTGAGCGACACTCACCTCGGAAAGCGCCAGTACGGGAGCGACCTTCGGCGGGCGGACTTCGCGAACGCGTTCGAGCAGACTATCGATATCGCCCGTGGAACCCATCCAGCTCACGACAACGACCCGGTCGACGCGGTGATCCACACGGGGGACCTCTTCGACCAGCGCACACCCCCACTACCGGAGGTACGTAACTGTATTCGGACTCTTCGAGGGTTGGTCGATGCCGACATCCCCTTCTACGGTATCGTCGGCAACCACGAGCGCAAGATGGACGACCAGTGGCTCGACCTCATCGCCGAGACGGGAACCGCCGAGCGGCTCAACCGCTCGCCGACGATGGTCGAGGACGTCGCGCTCTACGGGATCGATTCGGTGACGAAACCCGCTTGGGAGACGGCGGGGTTCGAGCTCGAAGACGCCGACGGCGCGTACCGACTGCTTTGTATGCACCAGCTTCTCGCTCCCCCGGTCCCCGAGATCATGGCCGACCACCCGAGCACGGAGGCCATCGAGAAGGCCACGACCGAGATCGATGCGCTCGCCCTCGGCGACTACCACGAGGCCGAGGAAGCGGTCGTCGATGGGGTCGACGTCTGGTATCCGGGGTCGACCGAACGCTGTAGCGCGGGCGAGGAGGCGGCCCGAAGCGTCTGTCTCCTTGAGATCGAGAATGGCGAGCTGACGCGACGCGCGCTCGAACTCGACACTCGCGAATTCCGACGGCTCACCATCGAATTCGGCGAGGGTGACGGTTACAGTCACGCCGCCGACGTCGTCGAGCGCCACGACCTCGACGATGCGGTGGCGGTCGTCAGGCTAACCGGCGAGCGAACCTCGCTGACGGCGAGCGCAGTTTACGACCTCGCGACCGAACGCGGCGCGGCGGTCTGCACGGTCGACGATGACCGCGGCCGCGAGGCGCTCGACCCCGACCAAGGCCCGTCGGGGGTCGTCAAACGCCCGGACCAGCGGATCGAGGAACGGCTCGCCGAGGAGTCGTTGAGCGACGTAACGATGGCGGTCGAGGCACGTGTGCGCGGCGACGCCGACCTCGCGACGAACCGGGTGGCCGAGTGGGCCGAGGACCGGATCCGAGAGGCGCAAACCGACGCGTTCGCCGACGAGACGGGGTCGGAAACCGAAAACGGAACTGACGAACCGGCTCCCGAAACGGACGCGGAAGCCACGGACCCCGGGAACTCCCGCCTCGATTCGTGGGCGACGCCGCGGGCGGACGACGGGGAGGACGACCGATGA
- a CDS encoding DUF7346 family protein: protein MHPTTDGTNERASGDDGCSADGSGFADAAKAVPEPVRRLIRGTHNDRGLGLLLTIDDRGGVPVRELLRDDLCESDLHGLCGELRAAGLLEPCEVAGERGYRTTETAHKGLERLHAT, encoded by the coding sequence ATGCACCCGACCACCGACGGCACGAACGAGCGAGCATCGGGAGACGACGGCTGTTCGGCGGACGGGTCGGGGTTCGCCGACGCCGCGAAAGCGGTCCCCGAACCGGTCAGGCGACTGATCCGGGGGACCCACAACGACCGCGGTCTCGGACTCCTCCTGACGATCGACGACCGGGGTGGGGTCCCCGTCCGGGAACTCCTCCGCGACGACCTCTGTGAGAGCGACCTCCACGGGCTGTGTGGCGAACTCCGTGCGGCGGGCCTGCTCGAACCCTGCGAGGTGGCCGGCGAGCGCGGCTATCGGACCACCGAGACGGCCCACAAGGGGCTCGAACGGCTGCACGCGACGTGA
- a CDS encoding DUF7322 domain-containing protein, whose protein sequence is MFDGLLGGSTTDPDDESDAETSVIPGAPSVDVPDTSDVEVPPEVSHLFWSLVVSVDIAVLLVALGGMFIYFEGRWQLGGVGIVLGLFTLGYAYVKYRVAEPLTDRAE, encoded by the coding sequence GTGTTCGACGGCCTGCTGGGTGGTTCGACGACCGACCCCGACGACGAGTCCGACGCCGAGACGTCGGTGATCCCCGGCGCTCCCTCGGTCGACGTTCCCGACACCTCGGACGTCGAGGTTCCACCCGAGGTCTCACACCTGTTCTGGAGCCTCGTGGTCTCGGTCGACATCGCCGTGCTCCTCGTCGCCCTCGGGGGGATGTTCATCTACTTCGAGGGCCGGTGGCAGCTCGGCGGAGTCGGGATCGTCCTCGGCCTCTTCACGCTCGGCTACGCCTACGTGAAGTACCGCGTTGCGGAACCGCTAACCGACCGGGCCGAGTAG
- a CDS encoding DNA-directed DNA polymerase, whose amino-acid sequence MTTPGTQTTLGGSAESGGERSAAEAAARTVAGDGGSDAEIVDPTERRYPDATGTVELAITQVDYTVEGSGDRETPIIHVFGRTADGEVEHVRVHEFRPYFYAPTDSLSGELDDRLTGSEEEDEDGEPYESIRGERLTKIFGQTPRDVGQLRDRYDHYEADILFPNRFLIDKDVKSGVRVPERRGSDDALVVPHDEVEAVEMAADARVCTFDIEVDDRSGFPEEGEETIICLSSHDSTDDEYITWLYEAPEGADGPGELAGYAGIEEDIDATVKNYESEEEMLDAFLSYIETTDPDVLTGWNFADFDAPYFIDRLEVLGGADCEGYDLDPDRLSRVNEVWRSDWQGPNIKGRVVFDLLYAYQRTQFSELDSYRLDAVGEVELGVGKERYAGSIGDLWEENPERLLEYNLRDVEICVEIDRQQGVIPFWKEVASFVGCKLEDATTPGDAVDMYVLHEAHGRFALPSKGQQQTEDFEGGAVFDPITGVKEMVSVLDLKSLYPMSMVTINASPETQVDPETYDGETYRTPTGIHFRKEPDGMIREMVDELLTEREEKKQRRDEHTPGTGAYGRLDRQQQAVKVIMNSLYGVFGWDRFRLYDRAMSAGVTSTNREVISFTEQAANELDYQVAYGDTDSVMLELGSEVSKEEAIEQAFTIEDHINEAYDAFASETLNAENHRFQIEFEKLYRRFFQAGKKKRYAGHIIWKEGKDVDDVDITGFEYKRSDIAPITKRVQHEVIDRIVHGEDLNEVKNYVRDVIEQFEADEVDVEAIGIPGGIGKRLDDYDTDTAQVRGAKYANLLLGTNFQRGSKPKRLYLDRVDDRFFQRIESERPDIGEDDRYREFKRDVSNGKGVICFEFADQIPAEFAIDQDKMLDKTLKGPIARVLEALGISWEEVRSGQTQTGLGSFM is encoded by the coding sequence ATGACTACTCCGGGGACACAGACGACGCTCGGCGGGAGCGCCGAGTCGGGCGGCGAGCGGTCGGCGGCGGAGGCGGCGGCGCGGACGGTCGCGGGCGACGGCGGGAGCGATGCCGAGATCGTCGACCCCACCGAGCGCCGGTATCCCGACGCGACCGGAACCGTGGAGCTGGCCATCACCCAGGTCGATTACACCGTCGAGGGGTCGGGGGACCGTGAGACCCCGATCATCCACGTCTTCGGGCGCACGGCGGATGGTGAGGTCGAACACGTTCGCGTCCACGAGTTCCGACCCTACTTCTACGCCCCCACCGACTCGCTCTCGGGCGAGCTCGACGACCGCCTCACCGGATCCGAGGAAGAAGACGAAGACGGCGAGCCCTACGAGAGCATCCGTGGCGAGCGCCTCACCAAGATCTTCGGCCAGACCCCGCGCGACGTGGGCCAGCTCCGGGACCGCTACGACCACTACGAGGCCGACATCCTGTTTCCGAACCGGTTCCTGATCGACAAGGACGTCAAGAGCGGCGTTCGCGTCCCCGAGCGCCGCGGCTCCGACGACGCACTCGTGGTCCCCCACGACGAGGTCGAAGCCGTCGAGATGGCGGCCGACGCGCGGGTCTGCACCTTCGATATCGAGGTCGACGACCGTTCGGGCTTCCCCGAGGAGGGCGAGGAGACCATCATCTGCCTGTCGAGCCACGACTCGACGGACGACGAGTACATCACCTGGCTCTACGAGGCCCCCGAGGGCGCGGACGGCCCCGGCGAACTCGCGGGCTACGCCGGGATCGAGGAGGACATCGACGCGACGGTGAAGAACTACGAGAGCGAAGAGGAGATGCTCGACGCCTTCCTCAGCTACATCGAGACCACGGATCCGGACGTCCTGACGGGCTGGAACTTCGCGGACTTCGACGCGCCGTACTTCATCGACAGGTTGGAGGTGCTCGGCGGTGCGGACTGTGAGGGCTACGACCTCGATCCGGACCGGCTCTCCCGCGTGAACGAAGTCTGGCGCTCGGACTGGCAGGGCCCCAACATCAAGGGTCGCGTCGTCTTCGACCTGCTCTACGCCTATCAACGGACGCAGTTCTCCGAACTCGATTCGTACCGACTCGACGCGGTCGGCGAGGTCGAACTCGGGGTCGGCAAGGAACGCTACGCGGGCTCCATCGGGGATCTCTGGGAGGAGAACCCCGAACGCCTGCTCGAATACAACCTTCGCGACGTCGAGATCTGTGTCGAGATCGACCGCCAGCAAGGGGTCATTCCGTTCTGGAAGGAGGTGGCCTCGTTCGTCGGCTGTAAACTCGAGGACGCGACCACGCCCGGCGACGCGGTCGACATGTACGTCCTCCACGAGGCACACGGGAGGTTCGCGCTCCCCTCGAAGGGCCAACAGCAGACGGAGGACTTCGAGGGCGGTGCGGTGTTCGACCCGATCACCGGGGTCAAGGAGATGGTCTCGGTGCTCGACCTCAAGTCCCTCTACCCGATGTCGATGGTGACGATCAACGCCTCGCCCGAGACGCAGGTCGACCCCGAGACCTACGACGGCGAGACCTACCGGACTCCCACTGGTATCCACTTCCGGAAGGAGCCCGACGGGATGATCCGGGAGATGGTCGACGAGCTCCTCACCGAACGCGAGGAGAAGAAACAGCGTCGCGACGAACACACGCCTGGAACCGGTGCGTACGGTCGCCTCGACCGCCAGCAGCAGGCCGTGAAAGTCATCATGAACAGCCTGTACGGGGTCTTTGGCTGGGACCGCTTCCGGCTCTACGACCGCGCGATGAGCGCGGGCGTGACCTCCACGAACCGGGAGGTCATCAGCTTCACCGAGCAGGCCGCCAACGAACTCGACTACCAGGTGGCCTACGGTGACACCGACTCGGTGATGCTCGAACTCGGGAGCGAGGTCTCGAAGGAGGAGGCCATCGAGCAGGCGTTCACCATCGAGGACCACATCAACGAGGCCTACGACGCGTTCGCGAGCGAGACCCTGAACGCCGAGAACCACCGCTTCCAGATCGAGTTCGAGAAGCTCTACCGACGGTTCTTCCAGGCCGGCAAGAAGAAACGCTACGCCGGGCACATCATCTGGAAGGAGGGGAAGGACGTCGACGACGTCGATATCACTGGCTTCGAGTACAAACGTTCGGACATCGCCCCGATCACCAAGCGCGTCCAGCACGAGGTGATCGACCGAATCGTCCACGGGGAGGATCTGAACGAGGTCAAGAACTACGTCCGGGACGTCATCGAGCAGTTCGAGGCCGACGAGGTCGACGTCGAGGCGATCGGGATCCCCGGCGGGATCGGCAAACGCCTCGACGACTACGACACCGACACCGCCCAGGTCCGGGGTGCGAAGTACGCGAACCTCCTCCTGGGGACGAACTTCCAGCGCGGCAGCAAACCCAAGCGGCTCTACCTCGACCGGGTCGACGACCGCTTCTTCCAGCGGATCGAGTCCGAGCGGCCCGACATCGGTGAGGACGACCGCTACCGCGAGTTCAAACGCGACGTCAGCAACGGCAAGGGCGTGATCTGCTTCGAGTTCGCCGACCAGATCCCCGCGGAGTTCGCCATCGACCAGGACAAGATGCTCGACAAGACCCTCAAGGGACCGATCGCGCGCGTGCTCGAAGCGCTGGGGATCTCCTGGGAGGAGGTCCGGTCCGGCCAGACCCAGACCGGCCTCGGCAGCTTCATGTGA